In Desulfofundulus kuznetsovii DSM 6115, the following are encoded in one genomic region:
- a CDS encoding chemotaxis protein CheC, with translation MSYRPLSPVELDALKEIGNIGLGNAVTSLAQLINRRVNMRVPRSSFLPFEEMIELVGGYEELVGCVSLRVLGDAPGIVLYIFDGESTLHLVDMLMGLPVGTTGELDELAQSAIKEIGNVLTGSFVSAISMMTGLNMVTTVPLFAFDMLGAVLTSLMVAAGRVEEQVLVIETELFHEEETLIKGHFFLLTEPGAIDRLMAALGFNEG, from the coding sequence TTGAGCTACAGGCCTCTTTCACCGGTGGAACTGGACGCCCTTAAAGAAATCGGCAATATCGGGTTGGGTAATGCGGTGACTTCCCTGGCCCAGTTAATCAACCGCCGGGTGAACATGCGCGTACCCCGCAGCAGCTTTCTGCCCTTTGAAGAAATGATTGAGCTGGTGGGAGGATACGAGGAGCTGGTGGGGTGCGTGAGCCTGCGTGTGCTGGGCGATGCGCCGGGAATAGTTTTATATATTTTTGACGGGGAAAGCACCCTCCACCTGGTGGACATGCTCATGGGGCTGCCGGTGGGAACCACCGGGGAACTGGACGAATTGGCCCAGTCGGCAATAAAGGAAATCGGCAATGTACTCACGGGTTCCTTTGTCAGCGCCATCAGCATGATGACGGGACTGAACATGGTTACCACCGTACCGCTGTTTGCCTTCGACATGCTGGGCGCGGTGCTGACTTCTCTGATGGTGGCCGCCGGCAGGGTGGAAGAACAGGTGCTGGTTATTGAAACCGAACTATTCCACGAGGAGGAAACATTGATCAAGGGACATTTTTTCCTGCTCACCGAACCGGGTGCCATAGACCGGCTGATGGCCGCTCTTGGTTTCAACGAAGGGTAG
- the fliM gene encoding flagellar motor switch protein FliM gives MQEVLSQGEIDSLLAALTSGELSLDEVKKPPAPPVKPYDFRRPNKFSKEHLRTLEMLHQHFARLLSSFLSGYLRTAVNVEMASVGQMIYEEFIRSIPSPTALAVFGLKPLEGSALMEINTQVVFPMLDLLFGGPGTSADQMRELTDIELTVVRRLVERILEHLALAWHDFYTVEPRVEAIESNPRMQQLYSPNEVVALITFAVAINEEERGFINLCLPYILMEPVISRLSVRQQFSRQVGAPRPEDLERLSHWVSFSRVELQVILGETEITVHELLQLQEGDVLVLNRHLNQDLELYVEGERKFGVQAGRVGQNMAVQVVSLFGEEMNGAR, from the coding sequence ATGCAGGAAGTCTTGAGTCAGGGGGAAATAGATTCCCTTCTGGCGGCCCTTACTTCCGGCGAGCTGAGTCTGGACGAAGTAAAAAAGCCTCCGGCTCCTCCGGTCAAACCTTACGACTTCCGCCGGCCGAACAAGTTTTCCAAAGAACACCTGCGCACCCTGGAAATGTTGCACCAGCATTTTGCCCGGCTTTTGTCCAGCTTTCTTTCCGGTTACCTGCGGACTGCGGTCAACGTGGAAATGGCCTCGGTGGGACAAATGATTTACGAAGAATTTATCCGTTCCATTCCCAGTCCCACGGCCCTGGCCGTCTTCGGTTTAAAGCCCCTGGAAGGCTCGGCCTTGATGGAAATCAACACCCAGGTGGTTTTCCCGATGCTGGACCTGCTTTTTGGGGGACCGGGCACTTCCGCCGATCAGATGAGGGAACTGACGGACATTGAGCTGACCGTGGTAAGACGGCTGGTGGAACGCATTTTAGAGCACCTGGCTCTTGCCTGGCATGATTTTTATACCGTAGAGCCCCGGGTCGAAGCCATCGAATCCAACCCCCGCATGCAGCAGCTGTACTCACCCAACGAAGTGGTAGCCCTCATTACCTTTGCCGTAGCCATTAACGAAGAAGAGCGGGGCTTTATCAATCTCTGCCTGCCGTACATATTGATGGAGCCGGTGATATCCCGGCTTTCGGTGCGCCAGCAGTTCAGCCGCCAGGTGGGGGCCCCCCGCCCGGAGGATCTGGAGCGGCTGAGCCACTGGGTGAGCTTTTCCCGGGTAGAATTGCAGGTAATCCTGGGAGAAACGGAAATCACCGTGCATGAACTATTGCAACTGCAGGAAGGAGATGTACTGGTACTGAACCGCCACCTCAATCAGGACCTGGAGCTTTACGTGGAAGGGGAGCGCAAGTTCGGGGTACAGGCCGGCCGGGTGGGACAGAATATGGCGGTGCAGGTGGTATCGCTTTTCGGGGAGGAAATGAATGGTGCCCGATAA
- a CDS encoding response regulator — protein MGKRILVVDDAAFMRMMIKNIVTKNGYEVAGEAENGKQAMEMYVELKPDLVTMDITMPEMDGIEAVKAIRAIDPNASIIMVSAMGQQAMVMDAIQAGARDFIVKPFQQDRLLQAIERVLARSRK, from the coding sequence ATGGGTAAAAGGATCCTGGTGGTTGACGACGCCGCCTTCATGCGCATGATGATTAAAAACATCGTCACCAAAAACGGCTACGAGGTGGCGGGGGAAGCTGAAAACGGCAAGCAGGCCATGGAAATGTACGTGGAATTAAAGCCCGACCTGGTCACCATGGACATCACCATGCCCGAGATGGACGGCATTGAGGCGGTGAAGGCCATTAGAGCCATTGATCCCAACGCCAGTATCATCATGGTCAGCGCCATGGGCCAGCAGGCCATGGTCATGGACGCCATCCAGGCCGGGGCCAGGGATTTCATTGTCAAGCCTTTCCAGCAGGACCGTCTCCTGCAGGCCATTGAGCGGGTATTGGCCCGCTCCCGCAAGTAA